Proteins from a genomic interval of Rhizoctonia solani chromosome 12, complete sequence:
- a CDS encoding glycoside hydrolase family 88 protein, which yields MRSLSLLSGALLLHQSLALAPEYSDSIFSPYIAEKYDRVGAAYKTASYPHITAANGSWIWTHADWWTSGFLPGSFYLLEERKRLCPKDKALNSVDWLTYGRRWSDGLISLQAGNGQGHDQGFLALPYLDELKINPTNASAITGVKNFATLLANRYSSIVGCTRSWNSAAPEFQVIMDNMMNLELLFTAANLTGNRTLIDMAISHANKTIDNHIRPDGSSYHVVAYNENTGAHLDEAKLGVYMVFNLTSQPQYLDTARRMAKVFITRLPSNGIPPYDYDAPDPTDRLTPLLPRSLLKGYSFYPRLKPTKRNRRSYYKEQGVKLLTNNFKFAFKPTWDSILSNGTSNVPQNNKNTGLVYGTITLSGRKHYVKARSSFLLTSMVMIDLTCK from the exons ATGCGGTCTCTTTCCCTCCTGTCTGGCGCTTTACTTCTCCACCAGTCGCTTGCTTTAGCACCTGAATACTCTGATAGCATTTTCTCGCCCTATATAGCCGAAAAGTACGACCGAGTTGGTGCAGCCTACAAGACAGCATCATACCCGCACATCACCGCGGCAAATGGTTCATGGATTTGGACGCATGCAGATTGGTGGACTAGTGGATTCTTGCCAGGTTCTTTCTACCTCTTGGAGGAACGCAAGCGCCTATGTCCCAAGGACAAGGCCCTCAACTCGGTCGACTGGCTTACGTATGGAAGACGTTGGAG TGATGGTTTAATATCGCTTCAAGCGGGCAATGGTcaaggtcatgaccagggattttTGGCCCTTCCGTACTTGGATGAGCTCAAAAT CAATCCGACCAACGCCAGCGCTATCACTGGTGTAAAAAACTTTGCAACTCTCTTGGCCAACCGATATAGTAGCATAGTTGGTTGCACGCGAAGCTGGAACAGTGCTGCACCCGAGTTCCAAGTGATTATGGACAACATGATGAATTTGGAG TTGCTATTCACTGCGGCGAATTTGACCGGAAACCGAACACTGATTGACATGGCTATCAGTCACGCCAACAAGACCATTGACAACCACATTCGTCCTGATG GCTCTTCCTACCACGTCGTGGCATACAATGAGAATACGGGCGCA CACCTGGACGAG GCCAAGCTTGGGGTATATATGG TCTTCAACCTTACGTCTCAGCCTCAGTATTTGGACACCGCCCGACGAATGGCAAAAGTCTTCATAACTCGCCTCCCTTCAAATGGCATTCCGCCTTA CGATTATGACGCACCCGATCCAACCGACCGGCTGACACCTCTGCTGCCACGATCGCTGCTGAAGGGCTATTCATTTTATCCGAGGCTGAAGCCTAC CAAACGCAACAGGCGCAGTTACTATAAGGAACAAGGAGTGAAG CTTTTGACCAACAACTTTAAATTCGCATTCAAGCCAACTTGGGATAGCATCCTGAGCAATGGTACCTCGAACGTTCCTCAGAACAACAAAAATACCGGCTTGGTCTATGGGACTATTACGCTATCAG GCCGGAAACACTATGTTAAAGCTCGGTCTAGCTTCTTGCTGACCTCGATGGTGATGATTGATCTTACTTGTAAATAG
- a CDS encoding Exocyst complex component Sec3, with translation MSDTTVKDEIISSLNNRSLTHSSPPEDYVSHIKIWEENLPTNGQAPAEEGALKPRYILLTSELYPQGKEEH, from the exons ATGAGCGATACAACAGTCAAAGACGAAATCATCTCATCTTTGAATAACCGATCCTTGACGCACAGTTCGCCCCCAGAGGACTACGTCTCACATATCAAGATATGGGAGGAAAACCTGCCAACCAACGGGCAGGCCCCTGCAGAAGAAGGAGCACTAAAGCCTCGATATATACTGCTCACTAGCGA GCTTTATCCACAAGGCAAAGAGGAACACTAA
- a CDS encoding origin recognition complex, subunit 5-like codes for MGINDLSLDDINQYYPGRSNILSHLSILMAVAPPPFMHIFDPHTPRTTCRLIASLLDILGSSDDPELKPSDTPVLMHNWASGTWSDSLDSFLAGLREIGKLFAAEKKKSDSDIMDTTETSDQNELDQAISCNLVLVVENANYLSGPLKELLVPLTRLSEMVTNSTTILISDVRWDDIRETSRACPDPYLIKVPALSREDAILYLSSHFPPPLVIKQGAIKAPGLPSLTAAHDDLVPLRQHFLSAAYDICSPHSRDPAEIAYVVQATWPAFVTPILADWNTIRISQIPENDMDVDIDDSGTGDVQGPEELLSEWRRTASTSEYPLPTEGTRLRLIRHFSPSILAAFHELLPRRTSARAWAKSHIPPTSFRASQWTSYPQMNVDVERTEAPNSDVTAYGSSHTRMLILACYLASYNPSKSDMRIFGRDSSGIPKRKNRGYAKGKGKGATAKIPQKLLGPSAFGLERMLAILEALTLEYIDFPGLDEAYEREDTANLETSRARILSELAQLVQEGQIARTGATDSIACNSTFKCNIGFEEIEQIADSLRVPINELLWDPENQ; via the exons ATGGGAATCAATGATCTATCTCTGGACGATATTAACCAGTACTACCCTGGCCGCTCTAACATTCTGTCGCACCTGTCTATCCTCATGGCAGTTGCTCCACCACCCTTCATGCACATATTCGACCCCCATACGCCTCGCACAACTTGTCGACTTATAGCTTCACttcttgacattcttggcTCTTCGGACGACCCGGAGCTTAAACCCTCAGATACGCCTGTGTTGATGCAC AACTGGGCTAGTGGCACCTGGAGCGATAGCTTAGACTCGTTTTTGGCCGGCCTACGAGAAATTGGCAAATTATTTGCTGCTGAAAAAAAGAAATCTGACAGCGATATTATGGACACCACTGAAACGAGTGACCAAAATGAGTTGGACCAGGCTATTAGTTGTAACTTGGTGCTTGTCGTAGAGAATGCAAACTACCTGTCTGGCCCTTTGAAAGAATTACTAGTGCCATTGACACGACTTTCAGAAATG GTTACCAACTCTACCACTATTCTTATATCTGATGTGCGTTGGGACGATATTAGGGAAACATCCAGAGCATGCCCCGACCCTTACCTTATCAAAGTCCCCGCACTATCCCGCGAAGACGCTATTTTGTATCTTTCCTCCCATTTCCCTCCTCCACTTGTGATTAAGCAAGGGGCCATCAAAGCGCCGGGTCTCCCCTCTCTTACAGCGGCACATGATGATTTAGTGCCACTTCGACAACATTTTCTGTCGGCCGCCTACGACATATGCTCACCCCATTCGCGTGATCCAGCTGAGATCGCATACGTCGTACAAGCAACCTGGCCTGCATTTGTCACCCCTATTCTAGCCGATTGGAATACGATAAGAATAAGCCAAATTCCGGAAAACGATATGGATGTCGACATCGATGATAGTGGAACCGGAGACGTACAAGGGCCTGAAGAGCTACTTTCGGAGTGGAGACGAACAGCCTCGACCTCTGAATATCCATTACCTACTGAAGGAACACGCTTACGATTGATTCGACACTTTTCACCTAGCATTCTggcagcatttcatgaactcCTTCCTCGCAGAACTTCAGCCCGCGCCTGGGCCAAGTCACATATACCTCCGACAAGCTTCCGTGCCTCTCAATGGACATCTTACCCTCAAATGAATGTCGACGTTGAACGTACGGAGGCTCCTAATTCGGACGTAACAGCCT ATGGAAGTTCGCATACAAGGATGCTTATTTTAGCTTGTTACCTTGCAAGTTACAACCCTTCAAAATCCGATATGCGAATATTTGGTCGTGATTCAAGTGGGATTCCCAAGCGGAAAAACCGTGGTTACGCCAAGGGTAAAGGAAAGGGTGCAACAGCCAAG ATACCTCAAAAACTCCTGGGCCCTTCGGCATTTGGGCTAGAACGAATGCTAGCCATATTAGAAGCCCTTACCTTGGAATACATCGATTTTCCTGGATTGGATGAAGCATACGAGCGCGAAGACACTGCTAATCTCGAAACTAGCAGGGCCCGTATACTCTCAGAG TTGGCTCAGCTGGTTCAAGAGGGGCAAATTGCACGCACAGGAGCCACAGACTCGATCGCATGCAATAGCACCTTCAAGTGCAATATCGGATTTGAGGAAATCGAGCAAATAGCCGACTCCCTACGAGTTCCGATCAACGAATTACTGTGGGATCCAGAGAATCAGTAA
- a CDS encoding triacylglycerol lipase yields MDNTTPTPPKSNDPKPRISLSERLGSLIPDSRIDGLPNNSDQPRENSAKQNSHDAKLAIDTTRLERTLPAHVTTPATGSPNHTPATTTTTKSRLSPNEAANQTGRVQITYAPSIESLQDALSDDLTSSVHHKSSSASPTSSAMPPTFLSSRTPRFLDSLARNTMPTASLSVPPKAYLHTPIPSPFRDTARATAQTEALLNPPVAASQSNLASKRSESPLKAPTFLGPTRSSIDSLRGTLQRSDSMHTSASQNKGFASWWFGDNKKDVDKLLDESDRAETAEQERDGFRSKYLTPHNPIVFCHGLFGFDTITLGPSFAPLSIPHWRGISEVLAAAGADVLVTRVPATSAVPNAQLFFVRRYPKSIPVETSTSLDIVWAGLTAGGEYRREGGPERMADEADKAALAAELKRKGLPPFRVLSVTTIATPHRGSAFADYFLSTLGRQNIPGFVSLMEKLPIGGGDGKAFESLTLDSMRKFNEETPDDPNVHYFSWGSKFEPGVFDA; encoded by the exons ATGGATAATACCACTCCAACTCCACCCAAATCGAACGATCCGAAGCCCCGAATTTCGCTTTCTGAGAGACTTGGAAGCCTTATCCCAGACTCACGTATTGACGGCCTCCCTAATAACTCAGACCAGCCACGAGAGAATAGTGCTAAGCAGAACTCTCATGATGCCAAACTAGCAATCGACACTACTAGGCTTGAAAGGACACTTCCCGCTCATGTGACCACACCTGCTACAGGTTCACCCAATCACACTCCAGCAACCACTACAACGACCAAGAGCAGACTATCGCCCAACGAAGCAGCCAATCAAACGGGCCGAGTACAAATCACCTACGCACCATCCATCGAATCTCTCCAGGACGCGCTTTCCGACGACCTTACCTCTTCAGTACACCATAAATCATCTTCAGCTTCACCGACTTCATCTGCCATGCCACCCACGTTTTTATCATCAAGAACACCTCGGTTTCTTGATAGCCTCGCACGAAATACTATGCCAACTGCCTCTTTGTCAGTACCACCAAAAGCGTATTTGCACACTCCAATTCCATCTCCCTTCCGCGATACAGCACGAGCCACTGCACAAACCGAGGCGCTACTAAACCCGCCTGTTGCAGCTTCACAAAGCAATCTTGCATCAAAACGCTCTGAGAGCCCTCTGAAGGCACCGACGTTTTTAGGGCCTACCAGGTCATCAATTGATTCTCTTCGAGGTACCTTACAGCGATCAGACTCTATGCATACTAGTGCGTCTCAAAATAAGGGGTTTGCTAGTTGGTGGTTCGGAGACAACAAGAAGGATGTCGATAAGCTGCTAGATGAGTCCGATCGTGCCGAAACAGCTGAACAAGAACGAGATGGGTTCCGTAGTAAAT ACCTTACCCCACACAATCCAATCGTTTTTTGCCACGGCCTTTTTGGATTTGACACGATTACTCTGGGCCCGTCCTTCGCTCCTCTCTCCATACCTCATTGGCGCGGAATATCTGAGGTCcttgctgctgctggggCTGACGTTCTCGTCACTCGTGTGCCGGCTACTTCAGCGGTTCCGAACGCGCAGCTGTTCTTCGTAAGAAGATATCCGAAGTCTATCCCGGTCGAGACATCCACCTCATTGGACATAGTATGGGCGGGCTTGACTGCCG GCGGAGAATACCGGCGCGAGGGAGGTCCTGAACGAATGGCCGACGAGGCAGATAAAGCCGCGCTGGCCGCCGAGCTGAAACGCAAAGGTTTGCCTCCCTTCCGAGTACTAAGTGTCACAACGATCGCGACCCCTCACCGTGGCTCTGCCTTTGCCGATTACTTCTTATCGACATTGGGTC GTCAAAACATCCCTGGGTTTGTCTCTTTGATGGAGAAACTTCCAATTGGCGGTGGAGATGGCAAGGCATTTGAATCGTTAACGCTTGACAGTATGCGCAAGTTCAACGAAGAGACACCTGATGATCCGAACGTACATTACTTTAGCTGGGGTTCCAAATTTGAACCTGGAGTATTTGATGCTTAG
- a CDS encoding homeobox domain protein codes for MAMSEPSFLEVAASIREVLQQNLSLAQQYIPPQPSNPPPVEQVPIQQRFIDFSQHAHSLKLPSEAAGEVAALMAKQSRKYQEVVEQAHLRLIHDIYSSCDTSTAANLAQHARMARDAIYDRSVNKILDIANQLAADVEPEGAASDGEGLSDSGSSSSEDEDETEDETEGVEEEPEEDENSPMRPGEEVPPLETKYLPIFEALHERGKVLTKPEKTYLVNLTGMTYRQITIWFQNRRRGELKEDMAARINPYAASIHSDDSSELSDDFLEKKLTGIQPSDTTFNIRSWRLASAVAPPDARTPSFPPSPTKVGFTDTTMPRMPSEDSDSDLTDSDDDESPISKGKRGVPSLTTSSATFDSGSDQGPATVVSGPSSQARPDQLNDPLIIAGKKGSPQQLVPISRPMKSLPSARRTSPAPLHPHQQPISQPTTGFNFNFSAPAPAPAPAPAQNSQDRFLSVSIAPSALPQFVTSNERGLTVEMDTTPPRSTITLQAQSTTTTGSGSAPFVSPPSPVLQTGSPQSSSPSPSGHSASSPRPAVKPLARRTGCAPRPRPPPRPTPAVSTSAAPTPSIRSSVVLPPSSNPSLASTTLGALLRPSVPPPNIPPEMEERLTAMAGRMGVGSSVNGARRAGPPGLPSQPQRPMSFSFGSTSLPGLGLSTGVSGATMPGLPPNSEQ; via the exons ATGGCTATGAGCGAGCCATCCTTTCTCGAAGTCGCTGCCTCTATTCGAGAAGTGCTTCAACAAAACCTGTCTCTTGCCCAACAGTACATTCCGCCTCAACCCAGCAACCCTCCACCAGTTGAGCAAGTGCCGATCCAGCAGCGATTTATCGACTTTTCGCAGCATGCCCATTCGCTCAAGCTCCCATCCGAAGCCGCGGGCGAGGTCGCTGCTCTCATGGCAAAGCAATCACGCAAGTATCAAGAAGTTGTCGAGCAAGCCCACCTCCGTCTCATCCACGATATATACTCTTCATGCGATACTTCGACTGCAGCAAACTTAGCTCAGCATGCGAGGATGGCCCGCGATGCTATCTATGATCGCTCTGTCAACAAGATCCTCGATATTGCTAATCAACTGGCTGCCGACGTTGAGCCTGAGGGTGCTGCATCAGATGGAGAGGGGCTTTCCGACTCGG GCTCATCCTCGAgtgaggatgaggacgagACTGAGGACGAGACTGAGGGTGTAGAGGAGGAACCCGAAGAAGATGAAAATTCCCCGATGAGGCCTGGTGAAGAAGTGCCACCACTTGAAACT AAATACCTGCCTATCTTTGAAGCACTCCATGAACGTGGCAAAGTTTTAACAAAACCCGAAAAGACCTACCTTGTCAATCTGACTGGTATGACTTATCGTCAAATTACAATTTGG TTCCAAAACCGGCGTCGGGGCGAGTTGAAGGAAGACATGGCCGCCCGCATCAACCCTTATGCAGCTTCGATTCACTCTGACGACAGCTCCGAGCTCTCTGATGATTTTCTTGAGAAGAAGTTGACTGGCATTCAGCCATCTGATACAACATTCAATATTCGTTCTTGGCGTCTTGCTTCTGCGGTCGCCCCGCCCGACGCAAGGACCCCCTCCTTTCCTCCCAGTCCCACCAAGGTTGGGTTTACTGATACTACAATGCCTCGCATGCCCTCCGAAGATAGCGACAGCGACCTCACCGActcagatgatgatgaatctCCCATTAGCAAGGGCAAACGAGGAGTTCCTTCTCTTACTACTTCCTCTGCGACCTTCGACTCTGGATCAGACCAAGGCCCGGCGACGGTTGTATCAGGACCATCTTCACAAGCGCGCCCAGATCAACTGAATGACCCCCTGATCATCGCCGGAAAGAAGGGATCGCCCCAACAGCTCGTTCCCATCTCCCGTCCAATGAAGTCGCTTCCTTCGGCACGCCGCACTTCTCCAGCCCCCTTGCATCCTCATCAACAGCCAATTTCTCAACCTACAACAGGATTCAACTTTAACTTTAGCGCTCCGGCACCGGCGCCGGCACCAGCTCCCGCCCAAAATTCACAAGATCGATTCCTTTCTGTGTCAATTGCGCCCTCTGCTCTGCCTCAGTTCGTCACCTCCAACGAGCGCGGTCTGACTGTTGAAATGGATACCACACCGCCGAGGTCTACAATAACATTACAGGCTCAATctactactactacaggTAGTGGATCTGCCCCTTTTGTCTCGCCTCCATCACCCGTCCTGCAAACTGGTTCCCCTCAATCCTCCTCGCCTTCGCCGTCGGGACATTCCGCTTCATCCCCCCGACCTGCAGTTAAGCCTTTGGCGCGCCGGACTGGTTGTGCCCCTCGCCCCCGCCCACCACCGCGTCCGACACCGGCCGTTAGTACATCAGCTGCTCCCACCCCTTCAATCCGCTCGTCCGTAGTGCTTCCGCCATCTAGTAATCCATCGCTAGCGAGCACCACGCTGGGTGCTTTATTGCGACCTAGCGTCCCTCCCCCGAATATTCCACCTGAAATGGAAGAAAGACTGACCGCGATGGCGGGCCGTATGGGCGTGGGGTCTTCTGTTAACGGAGCAAGGCGGGCTGGCCCACCCGGGCTTCCTTCACAACCGCAACGCCCTATGTCGTTCTCCTTTGGCTCGACATCTTTGCCAGGACTTGGTTTGTCTACCGGGGTGAGCGGGGCTACAATGCCAGGGTTGCCACCAAACTCTGAGCAGTAG
- a CDS encoding tyrosinase, which translates to MLAFWVTLLSILPAILSAPVAGNATKAPTTYGCKNPVVRREWRTLSQGQKDQFHKAVKCLQDQPSVFDFEGSKNIFDDFSYVHYTINRTIHHVASFFPWHRYFLILREKAMAECGYEDPMPYWDWTRDATPEKFRNSELFDSKKGFGGDGTGKTDWADGLCVEEGPYAGFHVNFPEPHCLTRRYNISEPVVSNWTKSTVDKIMRYDNYLEFWNNTELHPHDNFHRAVGGDLRRQYSPNEPLFFLHHAQIDRLWTIWQGRNETRLHDYAGNTVQNATVNTASLNDQMLTLGFAPAVGVGSLMDTLSNELCYTYDDFADGWKYDDDDDDN; encoded by the exons ATGTTGGCCTTTTGGGTTACGCTCCTCTCCATCCTCCCTGCCATACTTTCGGCACCTGTAGCAGGTAACGCTACCAAGGCCCCCACTACCTATGGGTGTAAGAATCCTGTGGTTCGCAGGGAATGGCGTACTCTCAGCCAAGGTCAGAAGGACCAGTTTCACAAGGCTGTCAAGTGCCTTCAAGACCAGCCTTCTGTCTTCGATTTCGAGGGAAGCAAGAACATATTTGATGACTTTTCTTATGTTCATTATACTATCAACAGGACTA TCCATCATGTGGCATCATTCTTCCCTTG GCATCGCTATTTTCTTATTCTGCGCGAGAAAGCGATGGCGGAATGTGGTTATGAAGACCCAATGCCATACTGGGACTGGACACGGGACGCTACACCCGAAAAGTTCAGGAACTCTGAACTTTTTGATAGTAAGAAAGGCTTTGGAGGAGACGGAACGGGTAAAACCGACTGGGCCGATGGCTTGTGTGTAGAGGAAGGCCCATACGCTGGGTTTCAT GTCAACTTTCCGGAGCCTCATTGCTTGACACGGCGGTATAATATCAGCGAGCCGGTCGTTTCCAACTGGACCAAGTCGACGGTCGATAAAATTATGCGGTACGACAACTATCTTGAATTTTGGAACAACACCGAGC TCCATCCTCACGACAACTTCCATCGCGCTGTTGGTGGCGATTTGAGGCGCCAGTACTCTCCCAACGAGCCTCTG TTCTTCCTCCACCACGCTCAGATCGACCGACTCTGGACAATCTGGCAAGGTCGGAACGAGACTCGCCTCCATGATTACGCAGGGAACACGGTCCAGAATGCAACTGTTAATACTGCTAGTCTTAACGACCAAATGCTCACTTTAGGATTCGCCCCGGCGGTTGGGGTTGGTAGCTTGATGGACACCCTATCGAACGAGTTGTGTTATACT TATGACGACTTTGCCGACGGTTGGAAgtatgatgatgacgatgatgacAACTGA
- a CDS encoding Tyrosine kinase specific for activated, translating to MWTIHQPKARAASPRTIYRIIVAYLILLTFLLQIEKFYFLNDPPDNPQRECRHQHQHQLPTPSSSPDPRPPARRLTIPDLVSSDEHFGKVNTLHMAADILAKAAPLGDAVLAFDEAGEGEYILSARPWEVGECRRASQELWDRLDGPEGAHSRHDTPSPPRGPAVQPVALSYLTPPSSPEPAHKSDLAPVVHSGPPNAPEPTISPDSTDIADVFDHPVHYTSTYESAEYISDLDDAFEEDDECASESSEIPTDGFLPHRAERANSSSSDWYKGSNMFINSEKPDSPSVAMGLPPYDVSIMHSPTIKDLTPQLDLSEFSEWPIARGGFGEVWKGALVSDVKDSRPVAVKRLTMYTAAGDEGIIKTAKRTNRELSIWSGLNHPNILPLLGACTFRGGIGIVSEWQGNGNAVEWINAHPGVNRLDLCEGICSGLKYLHDTGIVHGDLRGANVLISKSGRPRLIDFGLASATNGNPFSASSTLAGTLRWMAPELQVTEQQGATAAGDIFAFGMTTLELFSGLPPFADINNDIAVLLKYQKGDRPPRPKDTRGLNKKGNRTRARSPRERGLVRDVCVPMDDGTWNLVEKCWDQDPSLRPSANDILEWFMQKKKRRVGGGQLDFSG from the exons ATGTGGACAATTCACCAGCCTAAAGCGCGCGCTGCGAGCCCACGTACGATATATCGCATAATTGTCGCCTACCTAATCCTACTCACCTTTCTACTCCAAATAGAAAAGTTCTATTTCCTAAATGACCCTCCAGACAACCCACAACGAGAGTGCCGGCATcagcaccagcaccaacTCCCCACGCCGTCTTCCAGTCCTGATCCCAGACCGCCCGCAAGGCGATTGACTATTCCAGACCTCGTCTCGAGCGATGAACATTTTGGCAAAGTCAACACGCTGCATATGGCGGCCGACATATTGGCGAAAGCTGCACCTCTGGGGGACGCAGTCTTGGCATTTGACGAGGCAGGGGAAGGAGAGTACATTCTCTCTGCCAGGCCGTGGGAAGTCGGCGAATGTAGGAGAGCGAGTCAAGAGTTATGGGACCGCCTCGATGGTCCTGAGGGTGCTCATTCTCGTCATGACACCCCTTCTCCCCCTCGCGGACCTGCCGTGCAACCAGTTGCTTTGTCCTACTTGACTCCGCCGTCTTCTCCAGAGC CAGCTCACAAGTCCGATTTAGCGCCTGTCGTACATTCAGGACCGCCCAATGCTCCCGAACCCACTATATCTCCCGACAGTACCGATATTGCCGACGTGTTCGATCATCCAGTCCATTATACTTCCACATATGAAAGTGCGGAATATATTTCCGACTTGGACGACGCATTCGAAGAGGACGATGAATGTGCATCCGAGTCATCTGAGATACCGACCGATGGATTTCTCCCGCACCGGGCCGAGCGGGCTAATAGCAGTAGCTCTGATTGGTACAAGGGGAGCAACATGTTCATCAAT TCGGAAAAACCAGATTCTCCCAGTGTAGCGATGGGTTTACCGCCGTACGATGTTTCAATAATGCATAGTCCTACGATCAAGGACCTCACGCCCCAACTAGACCTTTCCGAATTCTCAGAATGGCCAATCGCGAGAGGCGGGTTTGGAGAAGTCTGGAAAGGCGCGTTGGTATCGGACGTGAAGGACAGTCGGCCCGTTGCGGTCAAGCGTTTGACGATGTATACGGCAGCGGGTGACGAGGGTATTATAAAGACCGCAAAG AGAACAAACAGGGAGTTGTCTATCTGGTCCGGTTTAAATCACCCAAATATCCTACCGCTCCTGGGGGCTTGCACTTTCAGGGGTGGAATTGGTATTGTGTCCGAATGGCAAGGTAACGGGAACGCCGTCGAGTGGATAAATGCCCATCCTGGCGTTAATAGGTTGGATTTG TGCGAAGGCATATGTTCGGGTCTAAAATACCTACATGACACTGGCATT GTCCACGGGGACCTAAGAGGG GCAAATGTCTTAATCTCCAAGTCTGGTAGACCAAGGCTGATTGATTTTGGCTTGGCCTCGGCCACAAACGGTAATCCATTTTCGGCCAGTTCAACTCTGGCTGGGACTCTCAGGTGGATGGCACCAGAGTTGCAAGTTACTGAGCAGCAAGGGGCTACTGCCGCAGGCGATATATTTGCGTTTGGAATG ACTACGCTT GAGCTGTTCAGTGGACTCCCGCCCTTTGCGGACATCAACAACGATATTGCGGTGCTattaaaataccaaaaaggaGACAGACCTCCTCGACCCAAGGATACGAGAGGTCTCAACAAGAAAGGCAACAGGACCAGAGCTCGTTCTCCTCGGGAACGAGGGCTGGTCAGAGATGTATGTGTACCCATGGACGATGGTACATGGAATCTTGTCGAAAAATGTTGGGATCAAGATCCATCACTGAGACCATCTGCGAATGACATACTTGAATGGTTCATGCAGAAGAAGAAACGAAGGGTGGGTGGAGGTCAACTGGATTTTTCTGGGTAG